In Gossypium arboreum isolate Shixiya-1 chromosome 5, ASM2569848v2, whole genome shotgun sequence, a single genomic region encodes these proteins:
- the LOC108453318 gene encoding protein WEAK CHLOROPLAST MOVEMENT UNDER BLUE LIGHT 1, with protein MENVKAEEMPRSESVSSPVDMDHISGEGQAISISNGTKQPESHLLVADSCKSASLQNASGDPVRGQEASRTESAASTSSVKIEQTETYHQGRLMEDIKTGGIHDGSDEHPSQNTGSNPKVGDSRNDHLEPARTAVGSIHGVSDGQQSQETNSVVSSSLVNNDNGVILPSVSTNQSQISELTLPLRDIGTIAVGSSQDTSIGSSLDSTHVLLDGVISSSPKVNDSKTGDAKNEDNVYQINDLTLPHQKIISSAESPKSIVPSRKKQIDLNRGLIDTAAPFESVKEAVSKFGGIVDWKAHRMQTLERRKLVEQEFVKVQAEMPEYKKWSEDAEEAKMKVLKELDSTKRLIEELKLNLERAQTEENQAKQDSELAKLRVEEMEQGIADEASVAAKTQLEVAKARHAAAVSELKSVKEELETLKEEYASLMNDRDIAIKKAEEAVSASKEVEKTVEELTIELIATRESLESAHAAHLEAEEKRIGAAMARDQDTHHWEKELKQVEEELQRLNQQIHSAKDLKSKLDTASALLLDLKAELASYMESTLKEETDGHHNTESQASETRTHTDAQASVASLKKELEDVKVNIEKATAEVDCLKVAAISLKSELDKEKSDLANTKQREGMASIAVASLEAELEKTRSEIAVVQMKEKEAREKMVELPKQLQQAAQVADEAKSLAEMAREDLRKAKEAAAQAKAGASTVESRLLAAQKEIEAARASEKLALAAIKALQGSESAKSIDNVDSPAGVTLSLEEYYDLSKRANEAEEQANTRVAAAISQIEVAKQSESRSLGKLEEVTREMAERKEALKIAMEKAEKAKEGKLGIEQELRRWRAEHEQRRKATELNHGENPPRAISEGKKETKNFEPVPAAPTLADTLASPKAYDHGSTTETESSPEPKVVKKKKKSLFPKILMFLSRKKSSSSKSHVSSQ; from the exons CTGGTGATCCAGTTAGAGGACAAGAAGCCAGTAGAACAGAAAGTGCAGCTTCAACTTCGTCAGTTAAAATTGAACAAACTGAGACATATCATCAGGGTAGACTGATGGAAGATATTAAGACTGGGGGAATACATGATGGTTCTGATGAACATCCCTCTCAAAATACTGGCTCCAATCCAAAGGTTGGAGATTCCAGAAATGACCATTTAGAACCAGCCAGAACTGCTGTTGGATCTATTCATGGTGTTTCTGATGGACAACAATCTCAAGAAACCAATTCTGTTGTCAGTTCTTCTCTTGTTAATAATGACAATGGCGTGATTTTACCTTCTGTTTCTACCAATCAATCGCAAATTAGTGAGCTTACCTTGCCCCTTCGCGATATTGGTACCATTGCTGTTGGGTCCTCACAAGATACTTCTATTGGATCCTCTCTTGATAGTACTCATGTTCTGCTTGATGGCGTTATTTCGTCCTCTCCCAAGGTCAATGACTCTAAGACAGGAGATGCTAAAAATGAGGATAATGTATACCAAATCAATGATCTTACCCTGCCTCATCAAAAGATTATCAGTTCTGCTGAATCCCCAAAATCTATTGTCCCTTCACGTAAAAAgcaaattgatttaaatagaggTCTCATTGATACAGCTGCACCTTTTGAATCTGTTAAAGAAGCTGTTTCTAAGTTTGGAGGAATTGTTGATTGGAAAGCTCATAGAATGCAAACTTTGGAG AGACGCAAGCTTGTGGAACAAGAGTTTGTAAAAGTACAGGCAGAGATGCCTGAATATAAAAAATGGTCAGAGGATGCTGAAGAGGCAAAAATGAAAGTATTAAAGGAGCTCGATAGCACAAAGAGACTAATAGAAGAGCTCAAGCTAAACCTGGAGAGAGCACAAACTGAAGAAAATCAGGCAAAACAAGACTCTGAACTAGCCAAGCTTAGGGTGGAGGAGATGGAACAAGGGATTGCTGATGAGGCTAGTGTTGCAGCAAAGACACAGCTTGAGGTTGCTAAAGCCAGGCATGCAGCTGCAGTTTCTGAACTGAAATCCGTTAAAGAAGAGTTGGAAACATTAAAAGAGGAATATGCTTCTTTGATGAATGACAGAGATATTGCCATTAAGAAAGCTGAGGAGGCTGTTTCTGCTTCAAAGGAGGTtgagaagacagtggaagaattGACTATTGAGCTGATTGCCACAAGGGAGTCCTTAGAGTCTGCACATGCTGCCCATTTAGAAGCAGAAGAGAAAAGGATTGGTGCAGCAATGGCCCGAGACCAAGATACTCACCATTGGGAAAAGGAACTAAAACAGGTTGAAGAGGAGCTCCAAAGACTCAATCAGCAAATTCATTCGGCAAAGGATCTAAAATCAAAGCTAGACACTGCTTCAGCCCTGCTACTTGATTTAAAAGCTGAGTTAGCTTCTTATATGGAATCTACACTTAAGGAGGAAACTGATGGACACCACAATACTGAGTCACAGGCATCAGAGACAAGAACTCACACTGATGCACAAGCTTCCGTTGCTTCATTAAAGAAGGAACTTGAAGATGTGAAGGTCAATATAGAAAAAGCAACTGCAGAAGTGGATTGTTTGAAGGTGGCTGCTATTTCATTAAAATCAGAGCTTGATAAGGAAAAATCTGATCTTGCCAACACTAAGCAGAGAGAAGGCATGGCTTCAATTGCAGTTGCTTCTTTGGAAGCTGAGCTGGAGAAGACTCGATCGGAAATAGCAGTAGTCCAGATGAAGGAAAAAGAGGCCAGAGAAAAAATGGTGGAGCTGCCCAAACAACTGCAGCAGGCAGCACAAGTGGCTGATGAGGCCAAGTCACTTGCTGAAATGGCTCGTGAAGATCTGCGCAAAGCAAAAGAAGCAGCAGCGCAAGCAAAGGCTGGAGCAAGTACCGTGGAGAGTCGATTACTTGCTGCTCAAAAAGAGATAGAGGCTGCCCGGGCTTCAGAGAAGTTAGCTTTAGCTGCAATCAAAGCTTTGCAAGGGAGCGAATCGGCTAAAAGCATTGATAATGTCGACTCACCAGCTGGTGTAACACTTTCCTTAGAGGAGTATTATGATCTTAGTAAACGTGCAAATGAGGCAGAGGAGCAGGCCAACACGAGGGTTGCAGCAGCTATTTCTCAAATTGAGGTAGCTAAGCAATCTGAGTCGAGAAGCTTGGGTAAGCTGGAAGAAGTGACCCGAGAGATGGCTGAAAGAAAGGAAGCACTAAAAATTGCTATGGAGAAGGCTGAGAAGGCCAAGGAAGGGAAGTTAGGTATTGAGCAGGAATTGAGAAGGTGGAGGGCTGAACATGAGCAGCGGCGTAAGGCTACTGAATTGAATCATGGAGAAAACCCTCCAAGGGCAATCTCTGagggaaagaaagaaacaaagaacTTTGAACCTGTACCTGCTGCTCCTACTCTGGCCGATACCCTAGCAAGCCCAAAGGCATATGATCACGGGAGCACCACAGAAACTGAATCATCCCCGGAACCGAAGGttgtaaagaaaaagaaaaagtcatTGTTCCCGaagattttaatgtttttgtcCAGGAAGAAGTCAAGTTCATCCAAGTCCCACGTAAGCAGTCAATGA
- the LOC108450248 gene encoding uncharacterized protein LOC108450248 — translation MDGGDGTVRLGALNLKAGRGVDLDPDVSVSSPVTRQKAAAAKQFIENHYKNYLQGLQERKERRRALQRRAEEAQISSEEQEEMMRNLERRETEYMRLQRRKIGIDDFEQLTVIGKGAFGEVRLCRAKSTGEIFAMKKLKKSEMLSRGQVEHVRSERNLLAEVDSRCIVKMFYSFQDSDFLYLIMEYLPGGDIMTLLMREDILSEDVARFYVAESILAIHSIHQHNYIHRDIKPDNLILDRNGHLKLSDFGLCKPLDGKYSTILLEDEDLTSMESTNEAEVQSRSERAPWLMPKEQLQQWKRNRRALAYSAVGTLDYMAPEVLLKKGYGMECDWWSLGAIMYEMLIGYPPFCSDDPRITCRKIINWRTCLKFPEEPKISAEAKDLICHLLCDVETRLGTRGVEELKVHPWFEGVQWEKLYEVEAAYKPTVNGDLDTQNFEKFPEIDIPPSAIPQVGPWRKMLTSKDTNFIGFTFKKSDIAKSLESSGTDRTASGPSKAPSLISLLGQIDLQETVIPEGERNAETGGNLNQTEHSLSV, via the exons ATGGACGGTGGAGATGGGACGGTGAGATTAGGAGCTTTGAATTTGAAAGCTGGTCGAGGCGTAGATTTGGATCCAGATGTCTCCGTTTCCTCGCCGGTAACCAGGCAAAAAGCTGCCGCCGCCAAACAATTTATAGAGAATCATTATAAGAACTATTTGCAAGGATTGCAAGAACGTAAAGAAAG ACGGCGAGCACTGCAAAGGAGAGCTGAGGAAGCTCAGATTTCAAGTGAGGAACAAGAAGAGATGATGAGGAATTTGGAAAGGAGAGAAACTGAATACATGAGGCTACAAAGACGTAAAATCGGAATTGATGATTTCGAACAATTAACTGTAATTGGAAAAGGTGCATTTGGAGAG GTTAGATTATGTCGTGCTAAAAGTACGGGAGAGATTTTTGCCATGAAGAAGTTAAAGAAATCAGAAATGCTTAGTCGTGGACAG GTTGAGCATGTTCGTTCCGAGAGAAACTTACTTGCTGAGGTTGATAGCCGGTGCATTGTAAAGATGTTCTATTCTTTTCAAGATTCTGATTTCTTATACCTTATTATGGAGTATTTGCCTGGTGGTGACATCATGACACTATTGATGAGAGAAGATATTCTATCTGAAGACGTTGCGCGTTTCTATGTAGCAGAGAGCATTTTGGCTATTCATTCAATTCACCAACACAACTATATTCATAG GGACATTAAACCGGACAACCTGATTCTAGATAGGAATGGGCATTTGAAGCTTTCAGATTTTGGCTTGTGTAAACCTCTAGATGGAAAATATTCAACAATATTGTTGGAGGATGAAGATTTAACTTCTATGGAATCTACTAATGAAGCTGAGGTCCAGTCGCGCTCTGAAAGAGCCCCTTGGTTGATGCCAAAAGAACAGCTACAACAATGGAAACGAAATCGCCGTGCATTG GCTTATTCAGCTGTTGGAACTCTTGATTACATGGCTCCTGAAGTTCTTTTAAAGAAGGGTTATGGTATGGAGTGTGATTGGTGGTCTCTAGGGGCAATCATGTATGAGATGCTCATTGGCTATCCTCCATTTTGTTCTGATGATCCTCGGATAACATGCCGCAAG ATAATCAATTGGAGAACCTGTTTGAAATTCCCTGAGGAACCAAAAATATCTGCCGAGGCTAAGGATTTAATTTGTCACCTGCTCTGTGATGTTGAAACACGCCTGGGCACCAGAGGAGTAGAAGAACTGAAG GTGCATCCATGGTTCGAAGGTGTTCAATGGGAAAAACTTTATGAAGTTGAAGCTGCATATAAGCCAACAGTCAATGGAGACTTGGACACTCAAAATTTTGAGAAGTTCCCCGAA ATTGATATCCCTCCCTCCGCAATACCACAAGTGGGACCTTGGAGGAAG ATGTTGACATCAAAAGATACCAATTTCATAGGATTTACTTTTAAGAAATCAGATATCGCTAAATCACTTGAAAGTTCAG GTACTGACAGGACAGCCAGCGGCCCTTCAAAGGCCCCATCTCTTATTTCCTTGCTAG GTCAAATTGATCTTCAAGAAACAGTGATACCAGAGGGTGAACGAAATGCAGAAACAGGAGGAAACTTGAATCAGACAGAACATAGTCTGTCTGTCTGA